The following coding sequences are from one Epinephelus fuscoguttatus linkage group LG7, E.fuscoguttatus.final_Chr_v1 window:
- the LOC125892182 gene encoding deoxynucleoside triphosphate triphosphohydrolase SAMHD1-like isoform X1 → MAEQGQHKVFNDPIHGHMELHPLLVKIIDTPQFQRLRNIKQLGGAYFVYPGASHNRFEHSIGVGHLAGELVKALSARQPELLITARDILCVQIAGLCHDLGHGPFSHLYDQVFIPKTCSEKKGWKHDDASLQMFDHLVERNGLEEEMERYGLVLPQDQTFIKEMIAGPLKKRQVEPHTETVDEWPYEGRPQEKSFLYEIVANKTNGIDVDKFDYFARDCHHLGIRNNFDHLRYFKFARVCEVDGQKHICSRDKEVNNLYDMFHTRYSLHRRAYQHSVNKIMEFMIAEAFLQADEHIKIEGSGGEMFTLSGAIDDMEAYTKLTDDVFHQILNSSDPLLAEAREILQRIITRNHYKLLAETNCTPNQIKILEANWKEELTGALQGDGLNPEDFEVIDSTMDYGSKDKDPIRNVYFYSKRDPDTAFHIPRERVSSLLPTCFSEMLIRVYCKRTDEEPLERARERFRNWCEDRGLPVLQGEGQETQALIPEGE, encoded by the exons ATGGCAGAGCAAGGACAGCACAAG GTGTTTAATGATCCCATCCACGGGCATATGGAGTTACACCCATTACTCGTCAAAATCATTGACACACCTCAGTTCCAGAGACTACGAAACATCAAGCAGCTTGGAGGGGCTTACTTCGTTTACCCTGGAGCATCCCACAACCGCTTTGAACACTCTATTGG GGTGGGGCACCTAGCAGGAGAACTTGTAAAAGCTCTGAGTGCAAGGCAGCCAGAACTCCTCATCACTGCAAGAGACATCCTTTGTGTGCAGATTGCTGGTCTTTGCCATGACCTGG GACATGGACCCTTTTCCCATCTGTATGATCAGGTGTTCATCCCCAAGACatgttcagaaaaaaaagggTGGAAG CATGATGACGCCTCTCTACAGATGTTTGACCACCTAGTGGAACGTAATGGCctagaggaggagatggagaggtaCGGCCTGGTGCTGCCTCAGGACCAGACCTTCATCAAAGAGATGATTGCAGGACCACTCAAAAAAAGACAGGTAGAACCGCACACAGAGACAGTTGATGAG TGGCCATATGAAGGCCGTCCACAGGAAAAGTCCTTCCTCTATGAAATTGTGGCCAACAAAACAAATGGCATTGATGTGGACAAGTTTGACTACTTTGCCAG GGACTGCCACCACCTGGGCATCCGGAACAACTTTGACCATCTCCGCTACTTTAAGTTTGCCAGGGTGTGTGAGGTGGACGGGCAGAAGCACATCTGCTCTAGGGACAAG GAGGTGAACAATCTGTATGACATGTTCCACACACGGTACAGTCTCCACAGAAGAGCCTACCAGCACAGTGTGAACAAGATCATGGAGTTCAT GATTGCAGAGGCCTTTTTACAAGCAGACGAGCACATCAAGATTGAAGGCTCAGGAGGGGAGATGTTCACTCTCTCCGGAGCCATAGATGACATGGAGGCCTACACCAAGCTGACAG ATGATGTCTTTCACCAAATACTCAACTCCTCCGATCCGCTCTTGGCTGAGGCGAGGGAGATTCTACAGAGAATCATCACTCGAAACCACTACAAGTTACTGGCTGAAACAAACTGTACACCAAACCAAATCAAG ATCCTTGAGGCCAACTGGAAAGAAGAATTGACTGGAGCCCTTCAAGGGGACGGGCTAAACCCAGAGGACTTTGAAGTTATA GACAGTACTATGGACTATGGGAGCAAAGACAAGGACCCAATTAGAAATGTGTATTTCTACAGCAAGAGAGACCCTGACACAGCATTCCATATCCCCAGAGAGCGG GTGTCCAGCCTCCTCCCAACATGCTTTTCTGAGATGCTGATCAGGGTTTACTGTAAGAGGACTGATGAAGAGCCACTGGAGCGTGCCCGTGAGCGCTTCAGGAACTGGTGCGAAGATAGAGGGTTGCCAGTGCTGCAG GGGGaaggccaagaaacacaagcgcTAATCCCAGAGGGAGAATAA
- the LOC125892182 gene encoding deoxynucleoside triphosphate triphosphohydrolase SAMHD1-like isoform X3, whose amino-acid sequence MAEQGQHKVFNDPIHGHMELHPLLVKIIDTPQFQRLRNIKQLGGAYFVYPGASHNRFEHSIGVGHLAGELVKALSARQPELLITARDILCVQIAGLCHDLGHGPFSHLYDQVFIPKTCSEKKGWKHDDASLQMFDHLVERNGLEEEMERYGLVLPQDQTFIKEMIAGPLKKRQVEPHTETVDEWPYEGRPQEKSFLYEIVANKTNGIDVDKFDYFARDCHHLGIRNNFDHLRYFKFARVCEVDGQKHICSRDKEVNNLYDMFHTRYSLHRRAYQHSVNKIMEFMIAEAFLQADEHIKIEGSGGEMFTLSGAIDDMEAYTKLTDDVFHQILNSSDPLLAEAREILQRIITRNHYKLLAETNCTPNQIKILEANWKEELTGALQGDGLNPEDFEVIVSSLLPTCFSEMLIRVYCKRTDEEPLERARERFRNWCEDRGLPVLQGEGQETQALIPEGE is encoded by the exons ATGGCAGAGCAAGGACAGCACAAG GTGTTTAATGATCCCATCCACGGGCATATGGAGTTACACCCATTACTCGTCAAAATCATTGACACACCTCAGTTCCAGAGACTACGAAACATCAAGCAGCTTGGAGGGGCTTACTTCGTTTACCCTGGAGCATCCCACAACCGCTTTGAACACTCTATTGG GGTGGGGCACCTAGCAGGAGAACTTGTAAAAGCTCTGAGTGCAAGGCAGCCAGAACTCCTCATCACTGCAAGAGACATCCTTTGTGTGCAGATTGCTGGTCTTTGCCATGACCTGG GACATGGACCCTTTTCCCATCTGTATGATCAGGTGTTCATCCCCAAGACatgttcagaaaaaaaagggTGGAAG CATGATGACGCCTCTCTACAGATGTTTGACCACCTAGTGGAACGTAATGGCctagaggaggagatggagaggtaCGGCCTGGTGCTGCCTCAGGACCAGACCTTCATCAAAGAGATGATTGCAGGACCACTCAAAAAAAGACAGGTAGAACCGCACACAGAGACAGTTGATGAG TGGCCATATGAAGGCCGTCCACAGGAAAAGTCCTTCCTCTATGAAATTGTGGCCAACAAAACAAATGGCATTGATGTGGACAAGTTTGACTACTTTGCCAG GGACTGCCACCACCTGGGCATCCGGAACAACTTTGACCATCTCCGCTACTTTAAGTTTGCCAGGGTGTGTGAGGTGGACGGGCAGAAGCACATCTGCTCTAGGGACAAG GAGGTGAACAATCTGTATGACATGTTCCACACACGGTACAGTCTCCACAGAAGAGCCTACCAGCACAGTGTGAACAAGATCATGGAGTTCAT GATTGCAGAGGCCTTTTTACAAGCAGACGAGCACATCAAGATTGAAGGCTCAGGAGGGGAGATGTTCACTCTCTCCGGAGCCATAGATGACATGGAGGCCTACACCAAGCTGACAG ATGATGTCTTTCACCAAATACTCAACTCCTCCGATCCGCTCTTGGCTGAGGCGAGGGAGATTCTACAGAGAATCATCACTCGAAACCACTACAAGTTACTGGCTGAAACAAACTGTACACCAAACCAAATCAAG ATCCTTGAGGCCAACTGGAAAGAAGAATTGACTGGAGCCCTTCAAGGGGACGGGCTAAACCCAGAGGACTTTGAAGTTATA GTGTCCAGCCTCCTCCCAACATGCTTTTCTGAGATGCTGATCAGGGTTTACTGTAAGAGGACTGATGAAGAGCCACTGGAGCGTGCCCGTGAGCGCTTCAGGAACTGGTGCGAAGATAGAGGGTTGCCAGTGCTGCAG GGGGaaggccaagaaacacaagcgcTAATCCCAGAGGGAGAATAA
- the LOC125892182 gene encoding deoxynucleoside triphosphate triphosphohydrolase SAMHD1-like isoform X2, whose product MAEQGQHKVFNDPIHGHMELHPLLVKIIDTPQFQRLRNIKQLGGAYFVYPGASHNRFEHSIGVGHLAGELVKALSARQPELLITARDILCVQIAGLCHDLGHGPFSHLYDQVFIPKTCSEKKGWKHDDASLQMFDHLVERNGLEEEMERYGLVLPQDQTFIKEMIAGPLKKRQWPYEGRPQEKSFLYEIVANKTNGIDVDKFDYFARDCHHLGIRNNFDHLRYFKFARVCEVDGQKHICSRDKEVNNLYDMFHTRYSLHRRAYQHSVNKIMEFMIAEAFLQADEHIKIEGSGGEMFTLSGAIDDMEAYTKLTDDVFHQILNSSDPLLAEAREILQRIITRNHYKLLAETNCTPNQIKILEANWKEELTGALQGDGLNPEDFEVIDSTMDYGSKDKDPIRNVYFYSKRDPDTAFHIPRERVSSLLPTCFSEMLIRVYCKRTDEEPLERARERFRNWCEDRGLPVLQGEGQETQALIPEGE is encoded by the exons ATGGCAGAGCAAGGACAGCACAAG GTGTTTAATGATCCCATCCACGGGCATATGGAGTTACACCCATTACTCGTCAAAATCATTGACACACCTCAGTTCCAGAGACTACGAAACATCAAGCAGCTTGGAGGGGCTTACTTCGTTTACCCTGGAGCATCCCACAACCGCTTTGAACACTCTATTGG GGTGGGGCACCTAGCAGGAGAACTTGTAAAAGCTCTGAGTGCAAGGCAGCCAGAACTCCTCATCACTGCAAGAGACATCCTTTGTGTGCAGATTGCTGGTCTTTGCCATGACCTGG GACATGGACCCTTTTCCCATCTGTATGATCAGGTGTTCATCCCCAAGACatgttcagaaaaaaaagggTGGAAG CATGATGACGCCTCTCTACAGATGTTTGACCACCTAGTGGAACGTAATGGCctagaggaggagatggagaggtaCGGCCTGGTGCTGCCTCAGGACCAGACCTTCATCAAAGAGATGATTGCAGGACCACTCAAAAAAAGACAG TGGCCATATGAAGGCCGTCCACAGGAAAAGTCCTTCCTCTATGAAATTGTGGCCAACAAAACAAATGGCATTGATGTGGACAAGTTTGACTACTTTGCCAG GGACTGCCACCACCTGGGCATCCGGAACAACTTTGACCATCTCCGCTACTTTAAGTTTGCCAGGGTGTGTGAGGTGGACGGGCAGAAGCACATCTGCTCTAGGGACAAG GAGGTGAACAATCTGTATGACATGTTCCACACACGGTACAGTCTCCACAGAAGAGCCTACCAGCACAGTGTGAACAAGATCATGGAGTTCAT GATTGCAGAGGCCTTTTTACAAGCAGACGAGCACATCAAGATTGAAGGCTCAGGAGGGGAGATGTTCACTCTCTCCGGAGCCATAGATGACATGGAGGCCTACACCAAGCTGACAG ATGATGTCTTTCACCAAATACTCAACTCCTCCGATCCGCTCTTGGCTGAGGCGAGGGAGATTCTACAGAGAATCATCACTCGAAACCACTACAAGTTACTGGCTGAAACAAACTGTACACCAAACCAAATCAAG ATCCTTGAGGCCAACTGGAAAGAAGAATTGACTGGAGCCCTTCAAGGGGACGGGCTAAACCCAGAGGACTTTGAAGTTATA GACAGTACTATGGACTATGGGAGCAAAGACAAGGACCCAATTAGAAATGTGTATTTCTACAGCAAGAGAGACCCTGACACAGCATTCCATATCCCCAGAGAGCGG GTGTCCAGCCTCCTCCCAACATGCTTTTCTGAGATGCTGATCAGGGTTTACTGTAAGAGGACTGATGAAGAGCCACTGGAGCGTGCCCGTGAGCGCTTCAGGAACTGGTGCGAAGATAGAGGGTTGCCAGTGCTGCAG GGGGaaggccaagaaacacaagcgcTAATCCCAGAGGGAGAATAA